From the Astyanax mexicanus isolate ESR-SI-001 chromosome 9, AstMex3_surface, whole genome shotgun sequence genome, one window contains:
- the si:dkey-88e18.2 gene encoding uncharacterized protein si:dkey-88e18.2 — protein MSRMSSALSAICIVFLGIMRVSAVDTFPKKFVAVQMNSDVTLHCDTTDQDVTWQYDSDELEASEDIRLEGNKLILKRIEEEQAGNYTCWRNNEIVDYTYVLLDMTSHITDLTINCTAETFNCTFNISCNMNQPAFNYFRLRNKRDNSNWVMPSEDGAFHLTHSTNPYAEEAKQLEVIGEAVSSSDRYFKISHNFYLRDIIKPACPEVSVNKRKVNLAPPPTWAKPTSYYPLDHEIQCKNLDDGKEKPCDLDHDNKVPKGTSELRVRCRDSLLLSQWSDWTPWHNVHKNRRNNRKEGKRMGRKETAKNGKKRDS, from the exons ATGAGCAGG aTGAGCTCAGCACTGAGTGCgatctgtattgtttttttgggCATCATGAGGGTGTCAGCTGTAGACACATTCCCTAAGAAAT TTGTGGCAGTTCAGATGAACAGTGATGTTACCCTGCACTGTGACACTACTGACCAGGATGTTACATGGCAGTATGACTCGGATGAATTGGAGGCATCAGAGGATATAAGGCTTGAAGGCAACAAGCTGATTCTTAAACGAATCGAAGAGGAACAGGCTGGGAACTACACCTGCTGgagaaataatgaaatagtaGATTATACTTACGTCCTGCTTGATATGACTTCCCACATTACTG ACTTAACTATAAACTGCACAGCTGAAACATTCAACTGCACCTTCAACATCTCCTGCAATATGAACCAACCTGCCTTCAATTATTTCAGACTTCGCAATAAGCG GGATAATAGCAACTGGGTGATGCCTTCTGAAGATGGCGCATTTCATCTCACCCACTCCACCAACCCGTATGCAGAGGAAGCGAAACAGCTGGAGGTCATAGGCGAGGCCGTGTCGTCTTCAGACCGCTActttaaaatcagccacaactTCTATCTCAGAGACATCA TTAAGCCCGCCTGTCCTGAAGTCAGTGTGAACAAAAGGAAAGTAAATTTAGCACCACCCCCCACCTGGGCCAAACCCACCAGCTACTATCCTCTCGACCATGAAATTCAGTGCAAAAATCTAGATGATGGAAAG GAGAAACCTTGTGATCTGGACCATGACAATAAGGTACCAAAGGGCACCAGTGAGCTGAGGGTTCGCTGCAGAGACTCGCTGCTTCTCTCTCAGTGGAGTGATTGGACACCATGGCATAAT GTACACAAGAACAGAAGAAACAAcaggaaagaaggaaaaagaaTGGGAAGAAAAGAGACAGCTAAGAATGGGAAGAAAAGAGACAGCTAA